In the Ursus arctos isolate Adak ecotype North America unplaced genomic scaffold, UrsArc2.0 scaffold_19, whole genome shotgun sequence genome, one interval contains:
- the CLEC11A gene encoding C-type lectin domain family 11 member A isoform X2, with product MVEGKGRAEHLQEALGLPAGRGDENPEGTPEDKETWWTEEDGQGEEEEETTVTPSSSPSPSPTPEDTVTYILGRLAGLDAGLHQLHVRLHALDTRVVELTRGLRQLREAASDTRDAVQALQEAQSRAEREHGRLEGCLKGLRLGHKCFLLSRDFEAQAAAQARCVARGGSLAQPADRQQMEALTRYLRAALAPYNWPVWLGVHDRRSEGLYLFENGQRVSFFAWHRAPRPEPGAGPSPAPHPLSPNQPNGGTLENCVAQASDDGSWWDHDCERRLYYVCEYPF from the exons ATGGTGGAAGGAAAGGGCAGGGCGGAA catttgcaggaggccctggggctgcccGCTGGGAGGGGGGACGAAAACCCTGAGGGAACCCCTGAAGACAAAGAGACCTGGTGGACCGAGGAAGACGgtcagggggaggaagaggaggaaacaacGGTAACCCCCTCCTCTAGCCCtagcccctctcccacccctgagGACACCGTCACTTATATCC TGGGCCGCCTGGCCGGCCTGGACGCAGGCCTGCACCAGCTGCATGTCCGTCTGCACGCGTTGGACACCCGCGTGGTCGAGTTGACTCGGGGGCTGCGGCAGCTGCGGGAGGCAGCAAGCGACACCCGCGACGCCGTGCAAGCCCTGCAGGAGGCGCAGAGCCGCGCGGAGCGCGAGCATGGCCGCTTAGAGG GCTGTCTGAAGGGGCTGCGCCTGGGCCACAAATGCTTCCTGCTATCGCGCGACTTCGAGGCGCAGGCGGCGGCGCAGGCGCGGTGCGTGGCACGGGGCGGGAGCCTGGCACAGCCTGCGGACCGCCAGCAGATGGAGGCGCTCACTCGTTATTTGCGCGCGGCGCTCGCTCCCTACAActggccagtgtggctgggcgTGCACGACCGGCGCTCCGAGGGACTGTACCTCTTCGAGAACGGCCAGCGCGTGTCCTTCTTCGCCTGGCACCGCGCGCCCCGTCCAGAGCCTGGAGCCGGTCCTAGCCCCGCGCCGCACCCGCTCAGCCCCAACCAGCCCAACGGCGGCACGCTCGAGAACTGCGTGGCACAGGCCTCGGATGACGGCTCCTGGTGGGACCACGACTGCGAACGCCGCCTCTACTACGTCTGCGAGTACCCCTTCTAG
- the CLEC11A gene encoding C-type lectin domain family 11 member A isoform X1: MQAAWLLGALVVPQLLGFSHGARGADREWEGVWGGAQEEEREREALMLKHLQEALGLPAGRGDENPEGTPEDKETWWTEEDGQGEEEEETTVTPSSSPSPSPTPEDTVTYILGRLAGLDAGLHQLHVRLHALDTRVVELTRGLRQLREAASDTRDAVQALQEAQSRAEREHGRLEGCLKGLRLGHKCFLLSRDFEAQAAAQARCVARGGSLAQPADRQQMEALTRYLRAALAPYNWPVWLGVHDRRSEGLYLFENGQRVSFFAWHRAPRPEPGAGPSPAPHPLSPNQPNGGTLENCVAQASDDGSWWDHDCERRLYYVCEYPF; encoded by the exons ATGCAGGCAGCCTGGCTGCTTGGGGCCCTGGTGGTCCCTCAGCTCCTGGGCTTCAGCCATGGGGCTCGAGGAGCAgacagggagtgggagggggtcTGGGGAGGTGCCCAAgaggaggagcgggagagggaggccCTGATGCTAAAG catttgcaggaggccctggggctgcccGCTGGGAGGGGGGACGAAAACCCTGAGGGAACCCCTGAAGACAAAGAGACCTGGTGGACCGAGGAAGACGgtcagggggaggaagaggaggaaacaacGGTAACCCCCTCCTCTAGCCCtagcccctctcccacccctgagGACACCGTCACTTATATCC TGGGCCGCCTGGCCGGCCTGGACGCAGGCCTGCACCAGCTGCATGTCCGTCTGCACGCGTTGGACACCCGCGTGGTCGAGTTGACTCGGGGGCTGCGGCAGCTGCGGGAGGCAGCAAGCGACACCCGCGACGCCGTGCAAGCCCTGCAGGAGGCGCAGAGCCGCGCGGAGCGCGAGCATGGCCGCTTAGAGG GCTGTCTGAAGGGGCTGCGCCTGGGCCACAAATGCTTCCTGCTATCGCGCGACTTCGAGGCGCAGGCGGCGGCGCAGGCGCGGTGCGTGGCACGGGGCGGGAGCCTGGCACAGCCTGCGGACCGCCAGCAGATGGAGGCGCTCACTCGTTATTTGCGCGCGGCGCTCGCTCCCTACAActggccagtgtggctgggcgTGCACGACCGGCGCTCCGAGGGACTGTACCTCTTCGAGAACGGCCAGCGCGTGTCCTTCTTCGCCTGGCACCGCGCGCCCCGTCCAGAGCCTGGAGCCGGTCCTAGCCCCGCGCCGCACCCGCTCAGCCCCAACCAGCCCAACGGCGGCACGCTCGAGAACTGCGTGGCACAGGCCTCGGATGACGGCTCCTGGTGGGACCACGACTGCGAACGCCGCCTCTACTACGTCTGCGAGTACCCCTTCTAG